The Thermodesulfobacteriota bacterium genome includes the window TTCGTGACGACGGCTTTCTGCCCCGTGATGACCCCCATCTCCTGGGCGGCCGTGTCGATCACCTTGATGTTCTCGATCGCGTCCCCGAGGCCCATGTTCACGACGACCTTGACGAGCCGGGGCACCTGCATGACGTTCCGGTACCCGAATTTCTCCTTCATCTTGGGAACGATTTCGTTCCTGTAGAGGTCCTGCAGTCTCGGCATTTCCATTTCCCCCCGTCCGCCGGTCATAGGCGGAGGCATTCATTTATTTCTTTTTCGTCTCCAGAACGTCGCCGCACCGCTTGCACGCCCGGTTCCGCTTTCCCGCCCCGTCGACGGAAGTCGAGATCCGGGTGGGCTTGTTGCACTTGTCGCACATGATCATCACGTTCGAGTAGGCCATCGCGGCCTCCTTCTCGACGATGCCGCCCTGCGGGTGGGCCTTTCCGGGCTTGATGTGCCGCTTCACCATGTTGATCTTCTCGACGAAGAGGCGCCCCTTCTCCCGGTCGACCTTGAGGACGCGCCCGACCTTCCCCTTTTCCTTGCCCGTGATCACCTTGACGATGTCGTTTTTCCGGATCTGCACCTTGTTCGCCGCCTCCATCGCGCGCCCCCCGCTCACAGGACTTCCGGCGCCAGTGAGATGATCTTCATGAACTTCCTGGCGCGCAGCTCGCGGGCGACGGGGCCGAAGATGCGGGTGCCCACGGGCTCGCCCTGAGGGTTGATCAGGACGGCGGAGTTCTGGTCGAAGCGAAGATAGCTGCCGTCGGGCCGCCCCACCTCCTTGACGGTCCGGACGACCACCGCCTTGTACACGTCGCCCTTCTTCACCTTGCCGTGGGGGATCGCCTCCTTCACGCTGACGACGATGATGTCCCCCACGTCCGCGTAACGGCGCCTGCTGCCGCCGAGCACCTTGATACAGCAAAGACGCTTCGCGCCGGAGTTGTCGGCGGCGTCCAACATGG containing:
- the rplX gene encoding 50S ribosomal protein L24, giving the protein MEAANKVQIRKNDIVKVITGKEKGKVGRVLKVDREKGRLFVEKINMVKRHIKPGKAHPQGGIVEKEAAMAYSNVMIMCDKCNKPTRISTSVDGAGKRNRACKRCGDVLETKKK
- the rplN gene encoding 50S ribosomal protein L14, with product MIQMQTMLDAADNSGAKRLCCIKVLGGSRRRYADVGDIIVVSVKEAIPHGKVKKGDVYKAVVVRTVKEVGRPDGSYLRFDQNSAVLINPQGEPVGTRIFGPVARELRARKFMKIISLAPEVL